The proteins below are encoded in one region of Thermococcus sp. 21S7:
- a CDS encoding PIN domain-containing protein, with product MICIDTSVFYHYVTNGEFADLAEEILTSKEPKITSDTVVDEFLFIIIKREVKRNFGINSTLSLKKRITKDDELLEFVYETGKRALAVLDRFDVMAVPDSRDWAKIWF from the coding sequence GTGATATGCATTGACACGAGTGTCTTCTACCACTACGTTACCAACGGAGAGTTTGCAGACCTCGCGGAGGAAATCCTGACCTCAAAGGAGCCTAAAATAACATCGGATACTGTGGTTGATGAGTTCCTTTTTATTATCATCAAGCGAGAGGTCAAAAGGAACTTTGGCATAAACTCCACCCTCAGCCTTAAAAAGAGGATTACAAAAGATGACGAGCTCCTTGAATTTGTTTACGAAACAGGAAAGCGGGCGCTTGCGGTTCTCGATAGGTTTGACGTCATGGCCGTTCCAGATTCCCGTGACTGGGCAAAGATCTGGTTCTAA
- a CDS encoding MBL fold metallo-hydrolase, producing MIIGNVGLDSSAKLAFQSHAHTDHFVSAEVIYATRATKFLSHLRKGGFYREIEFGKAFYLGDFKAKLYPAGHMLGSAGIKLWLENGTLFYTGDTKWFKLRTAEKSRFPRADFLVIEATFGVPHFTFPTPREAEKKLIAFVEEALERGKRPVLYVNQMGKAQEVMKILDIHGYTVKASREMVKVARVYSKFGISFGNIAADGEVVLRSYRSPRVENSLSPWELTVSGFGTLKLSNHADFWELMRIVEKVDPERVFTVYGFAEEFARILNGIGYESVAIESTTTLPERWEFFNQIL from the coding sequence ATGATAATAGGTAACGTCGGCCTCGACAGCTCCGCAAAGCTCGCCTTCCAGAGCCACGCCCACACCGACCACTTCGTTAGTGCGGAGGTCATATACGCCACCAGGGCTACCAAATTCCTGAGTCATCTGCGGAAGGGCGGCTTCTACAGGGAAATTGAGTTTGGAAAGGCCTTCTACCTCGGCGATTTCAAGGCGAAGCTCTATCCAGCTGGGCACATGCTCGGATCGGCCGGGATAAAGCTGTGGCTCGAAAACGGGACGCTGTTTTACACCGGCGACACCAAGTGGTTCAAGCTCAGAACGGCCGAGAAGAGCCGCTTCCCAAGGGCGGACTTCCTGGTAATCGAGGCCACCTTCGGCGTTCCGCACTTCACGTTCCCAACGCCGAGGGAGGCCGAGAAGAAGCTAATCGCCTTCGTCGAGGAGGCCCTTGAGAGGGGCAAGAGACCTGTTCTCTACGTCAACCAGATGGGGAAAGCCCAGGAGGTCATGAAGATACTCGATATCCACGGCTACACCGTCAAAGCATCGCGGGAGATGGTCAAGGTGGCGCGCGTTTATTCAAAGTTCGGCATCTCCTTCGGCAACATCGCGGCCGATGGCGAGGTCGTCCTGCGTTCCTACCGCTCGCCCCGTGTTGAGAACTCCCTCTCCCCCTGGGAGCTTACGGTTTCCGGTTTTGGAACCCTCAAACTCAGCAACCACGCCGACTTCTGGGAGCTGATGAGGATCGTGGAGAAGGTAGACCCCGAGAGGGTTTTCACGGTTTACGGCTTCGCTGAAGAGTTTGCAAGGATTCTCAATGGTATTGGATATGAATCAGTGGCTATAGAATCCACCACAACATTGCCAGAACGCTGGGAATTCTTTAACCAAATTCTTTAG
- a CDS encoding ABC transporter substrate-binding protein, with the protein MRRQYATLALVFLVLFSVVASGCVSSGGGGEEKPTTIVIGVTDKVTDLDPANAYDFYTWEVLNNVMEGLVKYKPGTLEIEPALAESWEVNEDSTVWTFHLRKDLKFADGTPLTAKDVVRSIERVMTIQGDPSWLVTDFVDKVEAKDDYTVVFYLKQPTAYFLALLTTPPYFPVHPDYAADQIQSDQTAGGAGPYKITKWVRDEELVLEANPNYYGEKPKTEKIIIKFYRDASTMRLALQNGEIDIAWRTLRPSDIDSLKKDENFNVIEVPGGYIRYICLNTKNDPTSNVKVRQALAAAVDRPEIVKKVFMGTMEPLYSLVPNGMWSHKDVFETAYGDGNIDKAKALLSEAGYSESNPLEIQLWYTPTHYGDTEADLAQMLKEQWEKTGMIKVTIKSAEWGTYTDYARNGQMQVYLLGWYPDYLDPDDYTTPFLKSGANKWAGTGYSNPTMDDLLSQAQRLSDQNERAKLYEQVQDILAQDVPYIPLIQGKLFVVTQKNVKGVTIGPDMIFRYSTLYKE; encoded by the coding sequence ATGCGACGGCAGTACGCAACATTGGCTCTGGTGTTTTTGGTACTTTTTTCGGTAGTGGCCAGCGGCTGTGTAAGCAGCGGCGGTGGCGGCGAAGAAAAGCCAACGACGATAGTGATAGGAGTCACTGACAAGGTAACGGACCTTGACCCGGCAAACGCCTACGACTTCTACACCTGGGAGGTTCTCAACAACGTCATGGAGGGCCTGGTGAAATACAAGCCGGGAACGCTGGAAATCGAGCCGGCTTTAGCCGAGAGCTGGGAGGTCAACGAGGACTCGACCGTTTGGACCTTCCACCTTAGGAAGGACCTTAAATTCGCTGACGGAACACCTCTAACCGCGAAGGACGTCGTCAGGAGCATCGAGAGGGTAATGACCATCCAGGGCGACCCGTCCTGGCTCGTTACTGACTTCGTGGACAAGGTTGAAGCGAAAGACGACTACACGGTTGTCTTCTACCTCAAACAGCCAACCGCATACTTCCTGGCCCTCCTCACGACCCCGCCGTACTTCCCGGTTCACCCGGACTACGCGGCAGACCAGATACAGAGCGACCAGACCGCCGGCGGTGCCGGCCCATATAAGATAACCAAGTGGGTGCGCGATGAGGAGCTCGTTCTTGAGGCCAACCCGAACTACTACGGCGAGAAGCCCAAGACCGAGAAGATAATCATCAAGTTCTACCGCGATGCCTCGACAATGCGCCTCGCCCTCCAGAACGGCGAGATAGACATCGCCTGGAGGACTCTCAGGCCCAGCGACATAGACAGCCTGAAGAAGGACGAGAACTTCAACGTCATAGAGGTTCCGGGTGGATACATCCGCTACATCTGCCTCAACACCAAGAACGACCCGACGAGCAACGTCAAGGTCAGGCAGGCGCTCGCGGCGGCCGTTGACAGGCCGGAGATAGTGAAGAAGGTATTCATGGGGACAATGGAGCCGCTCTACAGCCTGGTTCCGAACGGAATGTGGAGCCACAAGGACGTCTTCGAGACCGCCTACGGCGACGGCAACATAGATAAAGCCAAGGCGCTCCTCAGCGAGGCCGGCTACTCCGAGAGCAACCCGCTGGAGATACAGCTCTGGTACACGCCGACCCACTACGGCGACACCGAGGCCGACCTCGCCCAGATGCTCAAGGAGCAGTGGGAGAAGACCGGAATGATAAAGGTTACCATCAAGAGCGCCGAATGGGGAACCTACACCGACTACGCCAGGAACGGCCAGATGCAGGTCTACCTGCTCGGCTGGTATCCCGACTACCTCGACCCCGATGACTACACCACGCCGTTCCTCAAGAGCGGCGCCAACAAGTGGGCCGGAACCGGCTACTCCAACCCGACGATGGACGACCTCTTGAGCCAGGCCCAGAGGCTCAGCGACCAGAACGAGAGGGCGAAGCTCTACGAGCAGGTCCAGGACATACTCGCCCAGGACGTTCCCTACATACCGCTGATACAGGGCAAGCTCTTCGTGGTGACCCAGAAGAACGTCAAGGGAGTAACCATAGGACCGGACATGATATTCCGCTACTCGACCCTCTACAAGGAGTGA
- a CDS encoding molybdopterin-guanine dinucleotide biosynthesis protein MobB — translation MRSIAFVGFKKSGKTTTVESVARVLKERGYRVAVAKSMHVDFDREGSDTWRLSKIADAVLVRANDTDALLFNAKDINALFSMVSADFLLLEGFKSIQHVPKVICARSEEDVRELNDGLAIAVSGVIASAGVDDVEGLPVIDATKEPERLADLVEKRAFMLPNIDCGLCGFRCAEMARMIVRGEKTTKDCVVLSQKPKVTVRIDGQVLPMKDWVQELVEKTIKGMLSAMKGYRGGRRIEIVIRDE, via the coding sequence ATGAGGAGCATTGCCTTCGTTGGCTTCAAGAAGAGCGGAAAAACGACGACGGTTGAATCAGTCGCAAGGGTTCTCAAGGAGAGGGGCTACCGCGTTGCGGTAGCCAAGAGCATGCACGTCGATTTTGACAGGGAGGGGAGCGACACGTGGCGCCTCTCAAAGATCGCCGATGCCGTCCTTGTCAGGGCGAACGATACCGATGCCCTCCTCTTCAACGCCAAGGACATCAACGCGCTGTTCTCGATGGTTTCCGCCGATTTCCTCCTGCTAGAGGGCTTCAAATCGATTCAGCACGTTCCCAAGGTGATATGCGCGAGGAGCGAGGAGGACGTGAGGGAGCTCAACGACGGCCTCGCCATAGCGGTGAGCGGGGTCATAGCTTCAGCCGGCGTGGATGATGTTGAGGGCCTTCCAGTTATTGACGCGACGAAGGAACCCGAGAGGCTCGCCGATTTGGTGGAAAAGAGAGCCTTCATGCTCCCCAACATAGACTGTGGCCTCTGCGGCTTCCGCTGCGCCGAGATGGCGAGGATGATAGTGAGGGGCGAGAAGACGACCAAGGACTGTGTGGTTCTCAGTCAGAAGCCGAAGGTGACCGTTAGAATAGACGGCCAGGTCCTCCCGATGAAGGACTGGGTGCAGGAGCTGGTTGAGAAGACCATCAAGGGCATGCTCTCGGCCATGAAGGGCTACCGCGGGGGGAGGAGGATAGAGATCGTGATTAGAGATGAGTAG
- the sstT gene encoding serine/threonine transporter SstT — MGTSKGGIKNGVHVLAEKWSRLSLVKRILLGLAMGIILAITIPDAARPLSILGSLFVGALRAVAPILVFFLVMAAISQHKGVQKTTDVMKTIIILYLLGTLGAAFVAVAASFIHPVTIELGLETPPELAPPGGVGEVLKTLLMNLVDNPVNALATANYIGILAWAILLGIAIRKAPEPAKVVIGSMADAVSQVVRWVVNFAPFGVMGIVINIITTHGLKALTSYGQLIILLVGTMLFVALVMNPLIAFLLLHKNPYPLVFKCLKNSGITAFFTRSSAANIPVNLALCEELGLDKDVYSVSIPLGATINMEGAAITISILALATANTLGVNVSMGMALLLSFVAAISACGTSGVAGGSLLLVPLACSLFGIPNDVAMQVVAIGFIIGVVQDSCETALNSSTDVLWTAVAEFAYWKKMGRELPF; from the coding sequence ATGGGGACTTCCAAAGGTGGAATAAAGAACGGGGTACACGTGCTGGCTGAAAAATGGAGCAGACTGAGCCTTGTCAAGCGGATACTCCTTGGCCTCGCCATGGGTATAATCCTAGCCATCACAATCCCTGATGCAGCACGACCACTCTCAATTCTCGGGTCTCTGTTTGTTGGAGCTCTGCGAGCGGTAGCGCCGATACTCGTGTTTTTCCTGGTAATGGCTGCAATCTCACAACACAAAGGAGTCCAAAAAACCACAGATGTTATGAAAACAATAATAATCTTGTACCTATTAGGAACTCTAGGAGCGGCATTTGTCGCTGTTGCTGCCAGTTTTATACATCCCGTGACAATAGAGCTTGGACTTGAAACTCCTCCTGAACTTGCCCCTCCTGGGGGCGTTGGTGAAGTTCTCAAGACACTTCTTATGAACCTTGTTGATAATCCCGTAAATGCCCTCGCAACCGCCAATTACATTGGCATCCTCGCCTGGGCAATCCTCCTCGGGATTGCCATCAGGAAGGCTCCCGAACCTGCCAAAGTTGTTATCGGCAGTATGGCAGATGCAGTGTCCCAGGTTGTACGATGGGTGGTGAATTTCGCACCCTTCGGTGTGATGGGTATCGTCATAAACATAATAACAACCCACGGCTTAAAAGCGCTGACAAGCTATGGACAGTTAATTATACTGCTCGTTGGAACCATGCTCTTTGTTGCCCTTGTGATGAATCCCCTTATAGCATTCCTCCTGTTGCACAAAAACCCATACCCTCTAGTGTTCAAGTGTTTGAAGAACAGCGGGATCACTGCTTTCTTTACGCGTAGCTCCGCCGCAAACATTCCTGTGAACCTAGCGTTGTGCGAGGAGCTTGGATTGGATAAGGATGTTTACTCAGTTTCAATTCCCCTGGGGGCGACCATAAACATGGAAGGTGCTGCAATCACGATATCTATACTTGCTCTTGCCACAGCCAATACCCTAGGAGTTAATGTCAGTATGGGCATGGCGCTCCTGTTGAGCTTTGTTGCCGCCATTAGTGCGTGTGGTACTTCGGGCGTTGCGGGAGGTTCACTGCTACTGGTTCCGCTCGCATGCAGTTTGTTTGGTATTCCAAATGATGTGGCAATGCAGGTGGTCGCAATAGGGTTCATAATAGGGGTTGTCCAAGACTCATGCGAAACCGCACTCAACTCTTCAACCGACGTTCTCTGGACTGCGGTGGCAGAGTTTGCATACTGGAAAAAAATGGGCAGAGAACTGCCCTTTTAA
- a CDS encoding CDC48 family AAA ATPase has protein sequence MAEKREVKLKVASAYQRDVGRGIVRIDRKAMREIGVQSGDIIEVIGTKNTAAVVWPAYPEDEGLGIIRMDGTIRKNAGVGLGDEVTVRKAEVKEAKKVIVAPTEPIRFGHDFVEWFHSRLVGRPVVRGDYIKVGILGQELTFVVTATTPAGIVQITEFTEFTVSEKPVKEVSKTAALGVTYEDIGGLKDVIQKVREMIELPLKHPEIFEKLGIEPPKGVLLYGPPGTGKTLLAKAVANEANAHFIAINGPEIMSKYYGESEERLREVFKEAEENAPAIIFIDEIDAIAPKREETHGEVEKRVVSQLLTLMDGLKSRGKVIVIGATNRPDAIDPALRRPGRFDRELEVGVPDKAGRKEILQIHTRGMPIEPEFRRGRVIEILEELERNDAYRESAERALMKVRNANDEEIPEILRGVDEKLYDEVKARLIDALLEELAEVTHGFVGADLAALAREAAMAALRRLIKEGKIDFEAEHIPKEVLEELRVTRKDFYEALKMVEPSALREVLLEVPNVRWDDIGGLEDVKEELREAVEWPLKYPEAFMGLGITPPKGILLYGPPGTGKTLLAKAVANESEANFIAIKGPEVLSKWVGESEKNIREIFRKARQAAPTVIFIDEIDAIAPRRGTDVNRVTDRLINQLLTEMDGIQENSGVVVIAATNRPDIIDPALLRPGRFDRLILVPAPDEKARLEIFKVHTRNVPLAEDVKLEELAKKTEGYTGADIEAVVREAAMLAMRRGLQEGIIRPGMKADEIRGKVKVTMKDFEKAMKKIGPSVSEETMEYYRKIQEQFKQARG, from the coding sequence ATGGCCGAAAAGAGAGAGGTCAAGCTCAAGGTTGCCTCTGCCTATCAGCGTGACGTTGGCAGGGGAATAGTTAGGATAGACCGCAAAGCCATGCGCGAGATTGGTGTCCAGAGCGGTGACATCATCGAGGTAATCGGAACCAAGAACACTGCCGCCGTCGTCTGGCCGGCCTATCCAGAGGACGAGGGGCTAGGCATCATCAGAATGGACGGAACCATAAGGAAGAACGCCGGCGTCGGCCTCGGTGACGAGGTTACGGTGAGAAAGGCCGAGGTCAAGGAGGCGAAGAAGGTCATCGTAGCCCCGACCGAGCCGATTCGCTTCGGCCACGACTTCGTTGAGTGGTTCCACAGCAGGCTCGTCGGAAGGCCCGTCGTCAGGGGCGACTACATCAAGGTCGGAATACTCGGCCAGGAGCTGACATTCGTGGTCACCGCGACGACTCCGGCCGGAATAGTCCAGATAACCGAGTTCACCGAGTTCACGGTCAGTGAGAAGCCGGTTAAGGAGGTCAGCAAGACCGCCGCCCTCGGCGTCACCTACGAGGACATAGGCGGCCTCAAGGACGTCATCCAGAAGGTCAGGGAGATGATAGAGCTCCCGCTCAAGCACCCGGAGATATTCGAGAAGCTCGGGATCGAGCCGCCGAAGGGTGTTCTCCTATACGGCCCGCCGGGAACGGGTAAGACTCTCTTGGCCAAGGCCGTCGCCAACGAGGCGAACGCTCACTTCATAGCCATCAACGGGCCGGAGATAATGAGCAAGTACTACGGCGAGAGCGAGGAGAGGCTCAGGGAGGTCTTCAAGGAGGCTGAAGAGAACGCGCCGGCGATAATCTTCATCGACGAGATTGATGCAATAGCTCCAAAGAGGGAGGAGACCCACGGCGAGGTCGAGAAGCGTGTCGTCAGTCAGCTCCTCACCCTGATGGACGGCCTCAAGAGCCGCGGAAAGGTCATAGTCATAGGCGCAACCAACAGGCCGGACGCCATAGACCCGGCCCTCAGGAGGCCGGGAAGGTTCGACCGCGAGCTTGAGGTCGGAGTTCCCGACAAGGCCGGCAGGAAGGAGATACTCCAGATACACACGAGAGGAATGCCCATCGAGCCCGAGTTCAGGAGGGGCAGGGTCATCGAGATACTGGAGGAGCTGGAGAGGAACGACGCCTACCGCGAGAGCGCCGAGAGGGCCCTGATGAAGGTCAGGAACGCGAATGATGAGGAGATTCCGGAGATACTCAGGGGCGTAGACGAGAAGCTCTACGACGAGGTCAAGGCCAGACTCATCGATGCCCTGCTGGAGGAGCTGGCTGAAGTCACCCACGGCTTCGTCGGTGCCGACCTCGCGGCACTCGCCAGGGAGGCGGCGATGGCAGCGCTCAGGAGGCTCATCAAGGAGGGCAAGATAGACTTCGAGGCAGAGCACATACCCAAGGAGGTCCTTGAGGAGCTCAGGGTCACCAGGAAGGACTTCTACGAGGCGCTGAAGATGGTCGAGCCGTCAGCCCTCAGAGAGGTGCTCCTTGAGGTTCCGAACGTCCGGTGGGACGACATCGGCGGCCTTGAGGATGTGAAGGAGGAGCTTCGCGAGGCCGTCGAGTGGCCGCTCAAGTACCCGGAGGCCTTCATGGGACTCGGAATCACCCCGCCAAAGGGCATACTCCTCTACGGCCCGCCCGGAACCGGTAAGACACTGCTCGCTAAGGCCGTGGCAAACGAGAGCGAGGCGAACTTCATCGCCATCAAGGGTCCAGAGGTGCTGAGCAAGTGGGTCGGCGAGAGCGAGAAGAACATCAGGGAGATATTCAGGAAGGCGAGGCAAGCGGCTCCGACGGTGATATTCATCGACGAAATCGACGCCATCGCCCCGCGCAGGGGAACCGACGTCAACCGCGTAACCGACAGGCTCATCAACCAGCTCCTCACCGAGATGGACGGAATCCAGGAGAACAGCGGTGTCGTCGTCATAGCAGCTACCAACAGACCGGACATCATAGACCCGGCCCTGCTCAGGCCAGGAAGGTTCGACAGGCTGATACTAGTTCCAGCGCCGGACGAGAAGGCCAGGCTGGAGATATTCAAGGTGCACACCAGGAACGTGCCGCTCGCGGAGGACGTCAAGCTCGAAGAGCTGGCGAAGAAGACGGAGGGCTACACCGGTGCCGACATCGAGGCGGTGGTCAGGGAGGCGGCGATGCTGGCCATGCGCAGGGGACTGCAGGAGGGCATCATCAGGCCCGGCATGAAGGCCGACGAGATAAGGGGGAAGGTCAAGGTGACGATGAAGGACTTCGAGAAGGCTATGAAGAAGATAGGCCCGAGCGTGAGCGAAGAAACCATGGAGTACTACAGGAAGATTCAGGAGCAGTTCAAGCAGGCACGCGGATGA
- a CDS encoding Hsp20/alpha crystallin family protein, translating into MAWRRDRYWDPFDLMREIQEEIDAIFRDVFRGPRLWSYREPSERYEFVSETWREPFVDIFDRGDKFVITVELPGVRKEDIRLRVTDDTVYLEAQVRREKELETEGAIKIERYYSGYRRVIRLPEEVIPEKTKARYNNGVLEIEIPKKAPKKEEGEGFEVKIE; encoded by the coding sequence ATGGCCTGGAGGAGGGACCGCTACTGGGATCCCTTCGACCTGATGAGGGAAATCCAGGAGGAGATCGACGCCATCTTCAGGGACGTCTTCCGCGGACCGAGGCTCTGGAGCTACCGCGAGCCGAGCGAGCGCTACGAGTTCGTCAGCGAGACCTGGCGTGAGCCCTTCGTGGACATCTTTGACCGCGGGGACAAGTTCGTCATAACCGTCGAACTGCCGGGAGTGCGCAAGGAGGACATCAGGCTCCGCGTTACCGATGACACCGTCTATCTTGAGGCCCAGGTGAGACGCGAGAAGGAGCTTGAGACGGAGGGGGCAATAAAGATCGAGCGCTACTACAGCGGTTACAGAAGGGTCATCAGGCTGCCGGAGGAGGTCATTCCAGAGAAGACCAAGGCGCGCTACAACAACGGCGTCCTTGAGATAGAGATACCCAAGAAGGCTCCCAAGAAAGAGGAGGGCGAGGGCTTCGAGGTTAAGATAGAGTGA
- a CDS encoding ATP-binding protein, which translates to MVQPDDLIVEHLTSTPTLLTPYNKPHKRHLYDWLSSKVGTYLKGGNPDTILLLGIRGVGKTTILAQLYFEALKEVGPNGVLYLSLDRLRVLGLEMLEVVEAYKRLVRPEKAVLLLDEVQYEKDWDLKIKLLHDERRFFIIATGSSAIKLRESPDLARRALHRELFPMTFREYHHLKTGRELPELMGRIMRGEEISMPPVMEDVETYVRAGAMPLALEMEEWEVYERLTAMLDRVVYRDLREVHEFDAETLDRAFDLLHLLATPKGERFSYERLSKTLGLAKGTVMKLVDALEKAGLVQRIPPCGSPAKAVRKSPKIKFLAVPIKSALLFSSGSNLNRKDVFASLLEDVVAFYLFLLSKSGNGRLCYEPGRGGADFVLELNGERAVVEVGLGKVRKDQVERSMERLGAERGIVLGERYEISERVAFYPWKVFVAGF; encoded by the coding sequence ATGGTTCAACCAGATGACCTAATCGTGGAGCACCTAACGAGCACCCCCACTCTGCTCACTCCATACAACAAGCCCCATAAGAGACACCTCTACGACTGGCTGTCCTCAAAGGTTGGGACATACCTGAAGGGTGGAAACCCCGACACAATCCTTCTGCTCGGAATCAGGGGAGTTGGAAAAACTACCATTCTCGCCCAGCTGTACTTTGAAGCCCTGAAAGAGGTCGGCCCCAACGGGGTTCTCTACCTCTCCCTCGACCGGCTGAGGGTCCTCGGCCTAGAGATGCTGGAGGTGGTTGAGGCGTACAAGCGACTGGTAAGGCCTGAGAAGGCGGTGCTTCTCCTCGACGAGGTTCAGTACGAGAAGGATTGGGATTTGAAGATCAAGCTCCTCCACGACGAACGTAGGTTCTTTATAATAGCAACGGGTTCTTCAGCGATAAAGCTCAGGGAAAGCCCGGATCTCGCGAGGAGGGCCCTTCACAGGGAGCTCTTCCCGATGACCTTCCGGGAGTACCACCACCTCAAAACGGGCCGGGAACTGCCGGAACTCATGGGGAGAATCATGAGAGGGGAAGAAATCTCGATGCCCCCTGTGATGGAGGACGTCGAGACCTACGTCAGAGCCGGCGCGATGCCGCTCGCCCTCGAAATGGAAGAATGGGAGGTTTACGAACGATTGACGGCGATGCTCGACCGCGTTGTCTACCGCGACCTGCGGGAGGTTCACGAGTTCGACGCCGAAACGCTCGACCGGGCCTTCGACCTGCTCCATCTTCTCGCGACCCCGAAGGGCGAGCGCTTCAGCTACGAGAGGCTTTCAAAAACCCTCGGGCTGGCCAAGGGGACCGTTATGAAGCTGGTCGATGCCCTGGAGAAGGCCGGCCTCGTGCAGAGGATTCCACCCTGCGGTTCTCCCGCAAAGGCCGTCCGGAAAAGCCCCAAAATCAAGTTCCTCGCGGTTCCGATCAAGTCGGCCCTGCTCTTCAGCTCGGGCTCCAACCTCAACAGAAAGGATGTCTTCGCTTCTCTGCTCGAAGACGTTGTGGCGTTCTACCTGTTCCTCCTCTCAAAATCGGGAAACGGTAGGTTGTGCTACGAGCCCGGCAGGGGCGGAGCGGACTTCGTCCTTGAGCTGAACGGGGAAAGGGCTGTCGTCGAGGTCGGTCTCGGCAAGGTTCGGAAGGACCAGGTAGAGAGGAGCATGGAACGCCTGGGGGCAGAGAGGGGAATCGTGCTGGGTGAGAGATACGAGATAAGCGAGAGGGTGGCGTTTTACCCCTGGAAGGTCTTTGTGGCCGGGTTCTGA
- a CDS encoding PIN domain-containing protein yields MKFYKLLPHDARIIATALEYGAKKVATFDTDFKVAGEIVELIPHSFWEPTHL; encoded by the coding sequence ATGAAGTTCTACAAGCTCCTGCCCCACGACGCGAGAATAATAGCCACAGCACTCGAATATGGGGCAAAGAAGGTTGCAACTTTTGACACAGACTTTAAAGTAGCGGGGGAAATAGTAGAACTCATACCACACTCATTTTGGGAACCTACTCATCTCTAA
- a CDS encoding 6-hydroxymethylpterin diphosphokinase MptE-like protein, with protein sequence MDWEDWKPLYLRIVMEMGYSIEEDRRAAELLRALLLEGDEYILRDELAAVVGRKAYVFGCGPGLENALREFDFSDGTLIAADGATSALLEHDMVPDIIVSDLDGRIPDLKLANDRGAFIAVHAHGDNVDKLTAYVPLFSRVMGTTQTEPLDIVYNFGGFTDGDRAAFLAEELGARKIVLVGFDFGETVGRWSKPGLRKHAPIWESKRKKFEFAKELLEWLEKNGKARIDYLTP encoded by the coding sequence ATGGATTGGGAGGACTGGAAGCCCCTCTACCTGCGCATCGTTATGGAGATGGGGTACTCGATTGAGGAAGACCGCAGGGCAGCCGAGCTGTTGAGGGCGCTCCTTCTTGAGGGGGACGAATACATCCTGCGGGACGAGCTGGCGGCCGTCGTCGGGAGAAAGGCCTACGTCTTCGGCTGCGGGCCTGGCCTGGAGAATGCCCTTCGGGAGTTTGATTTCTCCGATGGAACTCTTATAGCGGCCGATGGAGCAACCTCCGCACTCCTGGAACACGATATGGTGCCGGACATCATCGTCTCCGACCTTGACGGCAGGATTCCCGACCTGAAGCTGGCGAACGACCGGGGAGCGTTCATAGCAGTTCACGCCCACGGAGACAACGTGGATAAACTGACCGCCTACGTGCCGCTCTTCTCAAGGGTCATGGGAACGACCCAGACGGAACCGCTGGACATCGTCTACAACTTCGGCGGCTTTACCGACGGCGACAGGGCCGCTTTTCTGGCCGAGGAGCTGGGCGCGAGGAAGATAGTTCTGGTCGGCTTCGACTTCGGCGAGACCGTGGGAAGGTGGAGCAAGCCCGGCTTGAGGAAGCACGCCCCGATATGGGAGAGCAAGAGGAAGAAGTTCGAGTTCGCGAAGGAACTGCTGGAATGGCTGGAGAAGAATGGAAAGGCGAGGATCGATTATCTGACCCCTTGA
- a CDS encoding LSm family protein, protein MGERQYLLDRTLEAWKGKRIVLAVSNEHSFTGILDDFDEEVILLRDVVDIAGNRAKALVVKIDDLNWIMLL, encoded by the coding sequence ATGGGCGAGAGGCAGTACCTGCTCGACAGAACCCTGGAGGCCTGGAAGGGAAAGAGGATTGTCCTGGCTGTTAGCAACGAGCACTCCTTCACCGGAATCCTGGATGACTTCGATGAGGAGGTCATACTCCTGAGGGACGTGGTGGACATAGCCGGGAACAGGGCCAAGGCCCTCGTGGTGAAGATAGACGACCTCAACTGGATAATGCTCCTGTGA
- a CDS encoding M67 family metallopeptidase, protein MRLIIRQEDLKEIIKMTEKSDVEICGFLFGRREGNDFLVEEIHFIPNRLNSPTAFEMEPLAMVEAIDRAEERGLEVVGIFHSHLKCPPRPSGRDLRGMRLWPVVWLIVDEKGNYGAFVLEGDKIREVGVEITGE, encoded by the coding sequence ATGAGGCTGATAATCCGACAAGAGGATTTAAAAGAGATCATCAAAATGACAGAAAAGAGCGACGTCGAAATATGCGGATTCCTCTTCGGGAGGCGGGAAGGGAATGACTTCCTAGTCGAAGAAATCCACTTCATTCCCAACAGGCTGAACTCGCCCACCGCCTTCGAGATGGAGCCGCTTGCGATGGTGGAGGCCATAGACAGGGCCGAGGAACGGGGCCTTGAGGTTGTCGGAATCTTCCACTCCCACCTGAAGTGCCCGCCGAGACCGAGCGGCAGGGACTTGAGAGGCATGAGGCTCTGGCCGGTCGTCTGGCTGATAGTCGACGAGAAGGGAAACTACGGGGCTTTTGTGCTGGAAGGGGACAAAATTCGGGAGGTAGGGGTTGAGATCACAGGGGAATAA